Proteins from one Patescibacteria group bacterium genomic window:
- a CDS encoding NYN domain-containing protein: MTNKNNQERVSVYIDGNNFFGYLKDKEIALPRGIKFDLKKFVNFIVENRKLISKRYYVGIARNIDGSDKSRRIVKGQQKFLSKIQNDGFIVKRGKVMYDGGKIREKGTDVKIAVDLIIGAIDNYYDTAILISSDTDLIPAVKYVKYKKKKLEYIGFSHAPSLGMQKYADLSVLLQKKDIDKFKEKKLL; the protein is encoded by the coding sequence ATGACTAATAAAAATAATCAAGAAAGAGTATCAGTTTATATAGATGGTAATAATTTTTTTGGCTATCTTAAGGATAAAGAAATTGCCTTACCGAGAGGAATCAAATTTGACTTAAAAAAATTTGTTAATTTTATTGTAGAAAATAGAAAATTAATATCGAAAAGATATTATGTTGGCATTGCTAGAAATATTGATGGTTCAGATAAAAGTAGAAGAATTGTTAAAGGTCAGCAGAAATTTTTATCAAAGATACAAAATGACGGATTTATTGTTAAAAGAGGAAAAGTTATGTATGATGGAGGCAAAATTAGGGAAAAGGGTACGGATGTAAAAATCGCTGTTGATCTAATAATAGGTGCTATTGATAATTATTATGACACAGCTATCCTTATTAGTTCAGATACTGATCTTATTCCTGCTGTAAAGTATGTCAAATACAAAAAGAAAAAACTTGAATACATTGGCTTTTCCCACGCACCTTCATTGGGTATGCAAAAATACGCTGATTTATCAGTTTTATTACAGAAAAAAGATATTGATAAATTTAAAGAAAAAAAGCTTTTATAA
- a CDS encoding peptidoglycan bridge formation glycyltransferase FemA/FemB family protein, whose amino-acid sequence MPIKEIDNKEIWDEFVASRKGSQFLQSFSWGEFKKNLGRVVKRFIFIEDNKIKMAALVIKKELSFGNNYLYCPRGPVLAEDLLPDEKTEIIDEFIEKIKEWAQKDNSVFLKIEPPLIRNEENINFDKLGLSSGESVQPPDTVILNLEKSEEEILKQMHSKTRYNIRLAIRKGVRVEFSTNQKDIEKFYKLVKVVNQREGISSFSLEYYKKMFEVFLKDNNILLAKGLYKGEVIVMNLIIFYGDTAVYNHGASSNKYRNVMAPHLAHWETIKKAKKRGLKFYDLRGIAPSDDPKHKWAGLTRFKKGFSKDVVNYVGGYDLVFKPFLYQLYSLGKKFR is encoded by the coding sequence ATGCCCATTAAAGAGATTGATAACAAAGAGATTTGGGACGAGTTTGTGGCTTCCAGAAAAGGAAGCCAATTTTTGCAATCATTTTCCTGGGGAGAATTCAAAAAAAACTTGGGCCGAGTAGTCAAGCGTTTTATTTTTATTGAAGATAATAAAATAAAAATGGCTGCTTTAGTTATAAAAAAAGAATTATCTTTTGGTAATAATTATTTATATTGTCCCCGGGGACCAGTATTAGCCGAAGATTTGTTACCTGATGAAAAGACTGAAATAATCGATGAGTTTATAGAAAAAATAAAAGAGTGGGCTCAAAAAGATAATTCAGTTTTTTTAAAAATTGAACCACCGTTGATAAGAAATGAAGAAAATATAAATTTTGATAAATTAGGTTTATCGAGTGGAGAATCAGTCCAGCCGCCGGACACAGTTATATTAAATTTAGAAAAATCAGAAGAAGAAATCTTAAAACAAATGCACAGCAAAACTCGTTATAATATTCGTTTGGCTATTCGCAAAGGAGTTAGGGTTGAATTTTCCACTAATCAAAAAGATATTGAAAAATTTTATAAATTAGTCAAAGTAGTTAATCAAAGGGAAGGTATTAGTAGTTTTTCTTTGGAATATTACAAAAAAATGTTTGAGGTTTTTTTAAAAGATAATAATATTTTATTGGCTAAGGGGCTTTATAAGGGTGAGGTAATAGTGATGAACTTGATAATTTTTTATGGTGACACGGCCGTTTATAATCATGGGGCTTCTTCTAACAAATATAGAAATGTTATGGCCCCACACTTAGCTCATTGGGAAACTATTAAAAAAGCTAAAAAAAGAGGTCTAAAATTTTATGACCTACGTGGTATTGCTCCCTCAGATGATCCTAAACACAAGTGGGCTGGTTTAACTCGTTTTAAAAAAGGCTTTTCTAAGGACGTAGTTAATTATGTTGGCGGTTATGACTTAGTTTTTAAACCTTTTCTTTATCAGTTATATTCTTTAGGGAAAAAATTTAGATAG
- a CDS encoding heparinase II/III family protein, protein MNKRNKKIIILSLFLAFLTISGLIVKPGIFSVKAQEGAFHPRLLFTEEEILSLREKISDSLGDDDAAYNRLINRADTIVGYSSPNSWIGLEYGFINIPLLGTAYQLSSQSNANKYEYRDKCKQAVLYLANNYDNSQDPHACSQRIFAMSLGFDMCFDGASQEEKNIMVNEMQSLLTYISDRGDWPIWDWEAKKYRPYVNNGGVMSGSAVGLASIVFRGEGIDDTLLDKALAWSEAVININLNSIFGTDGAFNEGVLYAGFAMRFFAPYVEARKKYDGYDYSTLPQLSEMSNWLAYNIRPNSWSQINNLNDALWTTYPLSLYNGIMDWPQYRYNSSLAKWLWDKEASQGRNLWLSYIDNVATVLWSQDIEPADPNQILPNSKLFSHRGLYYYRTGWPRVNQTETNDSVFSLYAGKFYGGHAQEDQGNFTLWSKGEDFVVDSGYGAGDWQDHNTIAIDDVGQNNAGSSLGTDGNIANHLINPFSDYLQADLSPAYNGHSEFNADGYPFPAECPDCNLGYSDWSGWRCEPNTVEKANRYVLAVKKSEVGEYFVVFDDIKKDANSHKYDWLLHSTLNNTIDTSQNPITITGKYKGNKLDIYFANPDFSNLSLSQGVYDTGNKDGDNQRLVVTNNTVNPQFFTIMYPYLANSDSPDFTNLPVNNGYGVKLTWDNNIDDYLFYTNNNISYDNIVSNGKFTLVRKNNNTLSKFGLYQGNSLLVNDIDLVQTNAESISVASDGSTVTISDALAESIIYGPYVTSVLDNENNSIDFERYQNNIYINTEVPADETPPDNINDLNAT, encoded by the coding sequence ATGAATAAACGAAACAAAAAAATAATTATATTAAGCTTATTTCTTGCTTTTTTGACTATTTCTGGATTAATAGTTAAGCCTGGGATCTTTTCAGTTAAGGCGCAGGAAGGTGCTTTTCATCCACGCTTACTTTTTACGGAAGAAGAAATTCTGTCTTTAAGAGAAAAGATTAGTGATAGTTTAGGCGATGATGACGCAGCTTATAATCGTCTGATTAACCGGGCGGATACCATAGTTGGTTATTCTTCGCCTAATTCCTGGATAGGTTTAGAATATGGCTTTATTAATATTCCGCTTCTGGGCACGGCTTATCAACTTTCTAGTCAATCTAATGCTAATAAATATGAATATCGGGATAAATGCAAACAAGCAGTTTTGTATCTAGCTAATAATTATGATAATAGTCAGGACCCCCATGCTTGTTCACAAAGAATTTTTGCCATGTCTTTAGGTTTTGATATGTGTTTTGATGGAGCTAGTCAGGAAGAAAAAAATATTATGGTTAACGAAATGCAAAGCCTTTTGACTTATATTAGTGATCGTGGTGATTGGCCGATTTGGGACTGGGAAGCTAAAAAGTATCGCCCTTATGTTAATAATGGCGGAGTGATGAGTGGTAGTGCTGTGGGCCTGGCTTCTATTGTTTTCCGAGGAGAGGGCATAGATGATACACTTTTAGATAAAGCACTTGCTTGGTCAGAGGCAGTAATTAATATTAATCTTAACAGTATTTTTGGCACGGATGGCGCTTTTAATGAAGGTGTTCTTTATGCCGGCTTTGCTATGAGATTTTTTGCTCCTTACGTAGAGGCTAGAAAAAAATATGATGGCTATGATTACAGCACTTTGCCACAGCTTAGTGAAATGTCAAATTGGTTAGCTTATAATATTCGTCCTAATTCTTGGTCACAAATAAATAATCTTAATGATGCCTTATGGACAACTTATCCTTTGTCTTTGTATAACGGAATTATGGACTGGCCGCAATATAGATATAACAGCAGTCTTGCCAAATGGCTTTGGGATAAGGAAGCTTCACAGGGACGGAATTTATGGTTGTCGTACATTGATAATGTAGCTACGGTTTTGTGGAGTCAAGACATCGAACCAGCGGATCCCAATCAAATATTGCCAAATTCAAAACTTTTTTCACATCGCGGTCTTTATTATTACCGTACTGGCTGGCCGAGAGTTAATCAAACCGAGACAAACGATTCAGTTTTTTCTCTCTATGCGGGTAAGTTTTACGGAGGCCATGCTCAAGAAGATCAAGGTAATTTTACTCTTTGGTCAAAAGGCGAAGATTTTGTGGTTGATTCCGGCTATGGGGCCGGCGATTGGCAAGACCACAATACTATAGCTATTGACGATGTTGGGCAAAATAATGCCGGCAGTTCGCTTGGAACAGATGGTAATATCGCCAATCATTTAATTAACCCTTTTAGTGATTATCTCCAAGCTGATCTCTCTCCAGCTTATAATGGACACAGCGAGTTTAATGCTGATGGCTATCCCTTCCCAGCTGAATGCCCTGACTGTAATCTAGGATATTCTGATTGGAGCGGTTGGCGTTGTGAACCCAATACAGTGGAAAAAGCCAATCGCTATGTTTTAGCGGTAAAAAAGTCAGAAGTCGGAGAATATTTTGTAGTATTCGATGATATTAAAAAAGATGCTAATAGTCATAAATACGATTGGTTATTACATTCCACTTTAAATAATACGATTGATACCAGCCAAAACCCAATTACTATTACTGGTAAATACAAGGGCAATAAACTGGATATTTATTTTGCCAATCCTGATTTTTCTAACCTTAGTTTATCGCAGGGTGTTTATGATACCGGCAATAAGGATGGTGATAATCAGCGGCTGGTAGTGACTAATAATACAGTTAATCCTCAATTTTTTACAATTATGTATCCTTATCTAGCTAATTCTGATTCACCCGATTTTACTAATCTGCCAGTAAATAATGGTTACGGCGTGAAATTAACCTGGGACAATAATATTGATGATTATTTGTTTTATACCAATAATAATATTTCCTATGATAATATAGTTAGTAATGGAAAATTTACTTTAGTGAGAAAAAATAATAATACTTTATCTAAATTTGGTCTTTATCAGGGTAATTCTTTATTGGTTAATGATATTGATTTAGTACAAACCAATGCTGAATCTATTAGTGTTGCCAGTGATGGCTCAACAGTAACGATTAGTGATGCTTTAGCTGAATCCATAATTTACGGTCCATATGTAACTTCAGTTTTGGATAATGAAAATAATTCTATTGATTTTGAACGGTATCAGAATAATATTTATATTAATACTGAAGTGCCAGCCGATGAAACTCCACCTGATAATATTAATGACTTAAACGCCACCTAA
- a CDS encoding FG-GAP-like repeat-containing protein, with translation MKPIYFEKDNQKSLKLLTKIKINLGLEVKTYQKIFQGTCYSVGVIAVISSVIFYVAGFVALPADTQNYIVSQSSNSVTLKWTAPGDDGAIGQATTYDIRYALSSITEENWDQATPINNSPQPSIAGTGENFTVSGLSANTLYYFAIKTADENNNWSGISNVASKKTASADLCQPDWSCTDWSECNDGYKSRTCIDKNNCTTNEDKPDERIVCSLPDEEEDIECIENWSCTAWSACLGGTQTRSCLDLNNCGTEKDKPDEIVECGMGGGLEETSNEHYLAVTPSAHGGPHLKLYDQNLNLYSQFFTYATSFRKGVTSALGDIDGDGQIEVITGTGPGSAPHVRIFDNRGNLEYQFYAYSSDFRVGLSVATADVNGNGINEIIVAPQEGGGPHVRIISYNREEDKFEVYKQFFAYPQNFRMGLNITGADLNNNGLAEIIVAPRTVGGPHIRIYEYSPIKRNFVMKKQFFAYAFGFRGGVSLATGDIDNDGLKEIITGAGPSGGPHIRIFDHQGHYKNDFFAASTRFRGGVDVTAMDYDLDGADEIITGTWSQGVPGVKVFDFENNAFTEEEFFYAYDPLYGHGIRVTGY, from the coding sequence ATGAAACCAATTTATTTTGAAAAAGACAACCAAAAATCATTAAAACTATTGACCAAAATAAAAATCAATCTGGGTTTAGAGGTAAAGACTTATCAAAAAATATTTCAGGGCACTTGTTATTCAGTCGGAGTGATAGCAGTAATATCGTCAGTCATTTTTTATGTGGCTGGTTTTGTGGCTTTACCGGCCGATACCCAAAATTATATTGTCAGCCAGAGTTCGAACTCGGTTACTCTAAAATGGACAGCACCGGGTGATGACGGAGCTATTGGCCAGGCCACTACTTATGATATCCGTTACGCTCTCTCGTCAATTACTGAAGAAAATTGGGACCAAGCTACACCAATAAATAATTCACCTCAACCGTCAATAGCCGGCACTGGGGAGAATTTTACAGTGAGCGGGCTTTCAGCCAACACTCTTTATTATTTTGCTATAAAAACAGCTGATGAAAATAATAATTGGTCAGGAATTTCTAATGTGGCCAGTAAAAAAACTGCCAGTGCTGATCTTTGCCAGCCGGATTGGTCTTGTACGGACTGGTCAGAATGTAATGATGGATATAAGAGCCGAACTTGTATTGATAAAAATAATTGTACTACCAATGAAGATAAACCGGATGAAAGGATTGTCTGTAGTCTGCCTGATGAGGAAGAGGATATTGAGTGTATTGAAAACTGGTCCTGTACCGCTTGGTCAGCTTGTTTAGGCGGCACACAAACCCGTTCCTGTCTTGATCTAAATAATTGCGGTACCGAAAAAGATAAACCGGATGAAATAGTAGAATGCGGTATGGGGGGCGGTTTGGAAGAAACCAGTAATGAACATTATTTAGCGGTTACTCCTTCAGCTCATGGCGGACCCCATTTAAAATTATATGATCAAAACCTTAACCTTTATTCGCAATTTTTTACTTATGCCACGAGTTTTAGAAAAGGAGTAACCAGCGCTCTGGGGGATATTGACGGTGATGGTCAAATAGAAGTAATTACCGGTACCGGACCGGGTAGCGCTCCGCATGTCAGGATTTTTGACAACCGGGGAAATTTAGAATATCAGTTTTATGCTTATTCATCTGATTTTCGCGTTGGTTTGTCAGTGGCAACGGCCGATGTTAATGGCAACGGTATAAATGAAATTATTGTCGCCCCGCAGGAAGGCGGTGGACCGCATGTGCGTATAATTAGTTATAACCGGGAAGAAGACAAATTTGAAGTTTATAAACAATTTTTTGCCTATCCACAGAACTTCAGAATGGGCTTGAATATTACCGGGGCTGATTTAAATAACAACGGTTTAGCCGAAATTATAGTAGCGCCACGAACAGTGGGCGGGCCACATATTAGAATTTATGAATACAGTCCAATAAAAAGAAATTTCGTTATGAAAAAACAATTTTTTGCCTATGCTTTTGGTTTTCGCGGCGGTGTTAGTCTAGCTACCGGTGATATTGATAACGACGGTCTTAAGGAAATTATTACCGGAGCCGGACCTAGTGGCGGACCGCATATTAGAATTTTTGATCATCAGGGGCATTATAAAAATGATTTTTTTGCTGCTTCCACCCGTTTCCGTGGCGGGGTTGATGTTACCGCTATGGATTATGATTTGGATGGAGCCGACGAAATAATTACTGGTACTTGGTCTCAAGGAGTGCCTGGAGTTAAAGTTTTTGATTTTGAGAATAATGCCTTTACTGAAGAAGAATTTTTCTATGCTTATGACCCTTTGTATGGTCATGGTATTCGGGTGACGGGATACTAA
- a CDS encoding sugar phosphate nucleotidyltransferase — MIKKVVISAAGRGTRMGKLTDDKPKHLLEIAGQPFLYYLLHRLEAAGFSEMIMVVGYKKEAFNDFIKKYPFNLKIVDQHEMCGDDYGTAIPIKAVKNLIGQENFVSVAGDNLYSVRDLKKSQKEDKLNYIGGLKVNDGGRFGHLEVDGRGFLQDIKEKPENISPGERIINCSLYKFTPEIFGAIDRIGLSPREEYEITEAITYLAEERKVKLIELEDFWLDFGRPEDIEKLAKHLREK; from the coding sequence ATGATTAAAAAAGTAGTTATCTCCGCCGCCGGACGCGGCACCCGCATGGGCAAATTAACCGATGACAAACCCAAGCATCTTTTAGAGATAGCCGGCCAGCCATTTTTATATTATTTACTCCATCGCTTGGAAGCAGCTGGTTTTTCGGAAATGATAATGGTAGTCGGTTATAAAAAAGAAGCCTTTAATGATTTTATTAAAAAATATCCTTTTAATCTAAAAATAGTAGATCAGCATGAAATGTGTGGTGATGATTATGGTACGGCTATACCGATTAAAGCGGTTAAAAATTTAATTGGTCAGGAAAATTTTGTATCAGTGGCCGGTGATAACCTCTATTCAGTACGCGATCTTAAAAAGTCTCAAAAAGAGGATAAACTGAATTATATCGGCGGGCTTAAAGTAAATGATGGCGGTCGTTTCGGACATTTAGAGGTGGACGGACGCGGATTTCTTCAAGATATAAAAGAAAAACCCGAGAATATTAGTCCGGGAGAAAGGATTATTAATTGTTCACTTTATAAATTTACCCCGGAAATTTTTGGGGCCATTGACCGGATTGGTTTGTCACCACGGGAAGAATATGAAATAACAGAAGCAATTACTTACTTAGCCGAAGAAAGAAAAGTAAAATTAATTGAGCTGGAAGATTTTTGGCTTGATTTTGGCCGGCCCGAGGATATTGAAAAACTGGCTAAGCATCTTAGGGAGAAGTAA
- the ruvA gene encoding Holliday junction branch migration protein RuvA — MIAYLRGKVKYKNDRYLILDVAGVGYQVYVTNAALEKIKSEDELELYTFTYIREDAHDLYGFLNYDEKEFFEQLIGISKVGPKGALGILNVASLDTIKKAIIHGDPDILTKVSGVGKKTAERVVMELKNKIDVADIDQSKVKPSEIGDNSAIDALVGLGYSATEAREALREVDKEIVDVEKRIKEALKILGQNK; from the coding sequence ATGATTGCCTATTTAAGGGGAAAAGTTAAATATAAAAATGACCGCTATCTTATACTGGATGTAGCGGGAGTCGGTTATCAGGTTTATGTAACTAATGCGGCTTTAGAAAAAATAAAGAGTGAGGATGAACTTGAATTATACACTTTTACCTATATTCGGGAGGACGCTCATGATCTTTATGGTTTTTTAAATTATGATGAAAAAGAGTTTTTTGAACAATTGATTGGCATTTCTAAGGTTGGCCCCAAGGGTGCTTTGGGGATTCTTAATGTAGCCTCTTTGGATACGATTAAAAAGGCAATTATACATGGTGATCCTGATATTTTAACCAAAGTTTCCGGAGTGGGTAAAAAAACAGCTGAGCGAGTAGTTATGGAATTAAAAAATAAAATCGACGTGGCTGATATTGATCAATCTAAAGTTAAACCTTCAGAAATTGGCGACAACTCAGCTATTGACGCTCTGGTCGGTTTGGGTTACTCAGCTACTGAAGCTCGGGAAGCTTTAAGGGAGGTTGATAAGGAAATAGTTGATGTTGAAAAAAGAATTAAAGAAGCCTTAAAAATATTAGGACAGAATAAATAA
- a CDS encoding DNA polymerase ligase N-terminal domain-containing protein codes for MSLKKYKQKRDFRQSPEPKGKKEKKKENRFVIQKHAATNLHYDFRLEMDGVLKSWAIPKKPPQKAGIKRLAMQVEDHPIDYINFAGEIPQGNYGAGQVEIWDKGRYKMEEKKKNEFKFILKGNKLKGEYVLVKPKGSSFGKKAWLFFKTKSKN; via the coding sequence ATGTCTTTAAAAAAATACAAGCAAAAAAGGGATTTTAGACAAAGTCCGGAGCCGAAAGGTAAAAAGGAGAAGAAAAAAGAAAATCGTTTTGTTATCCAAAAACACGCCGCTACTAATCTTCATTATGATTTTCGCCTGGAAATGGATGGTGTTTTAAAATCCTGGGCTATTCCCAAAAAACCGCCCCAAAAGGCCGGGATCAAACGTCTGGCTATGCAGGTTGAGGATCATCCAATTGATTATATTAATTTTGCCGGCGAAATTCCCCAAGGCAATTATGGCGCCGGGCAAGTAGAAATATGGGATAAGGGCCGATACAAAATGGAAGAAAAAAAGAAAAATGAATTTAAATTTATTTTAAAAGGAAATAAATTAAAGGGTGAATATGTCTTGGTAAAGCCTAAAGGCAGCTCTTTTGGTAAAAAGGCCTGGCTATTTTTTAAAACAAAGAGCAAGAACTAG
- a CDS encoding UDP-N-acetylmuramoyl-L-alanyl-D-glutamate--2,6-diaminopimelate ligase, translated as MKNFIKKFVPEFLISLYHLSLAKLAAFFYHYPSRKMVVIGVTGTNGKSTVVNLIARVLEEEGYLVGLTSSYNFKIGKKKWPNKKKMTMLGRFQLQKLLQKMYQEKCQYAVIETSSEGIKQFRHLGLDYDLVVFTNLTPEHIESHGSFENYKKAKGELFKSLSKSYKKNIKGKEIEKTSIVNLDDKASSYFLSFEADKKYVYGLENKAAKNISVIPENYVAEKEGSRFVVKGKEFNLKLLGKFNIYNALAAVAVGLSQSIALEKIKTALERVETLPGRMEFIREGQDFKVIVDYAPEPVSLRKMYEVIDLIDKKRIIHVLGSCGGGRDKSRRPVLGQIAGKKASLVIVTNEDPYDEKPESIIDQVAKGAEKSGKKEDLDLFKIVNRKKAIETALNKAQAGDLVIITGKGAEQAICVDKGQKIPWDDRKVIKEILTKKR; from the coding sequence ATGAAAAATTTTATTAAAAAATTTGTTCCAGAATTTTTAATATCTCTTTACCACTTAAGTTTAGCTAAACTGGCTGCTTTTTTTTACCATTATCCTTCTAGAAAGATGGTTGTTATTGGAGTAACCGGCACTAACGGCAAATCAACAGTAGTTAATTTAATAGCTCGGGTTTTAGAGGAGGAAGGTTATTTAGTCGGTTTGACTTCTAGCTATAATTTTAAAATTGGTAAAAAAAAATGGCCCAATAAAAAAAAGATGACTATGCTTGGTCGTTTTCAGCTGCAGAAATTATTACAGAAAATGTATCAGGAAAAATGCCAATACGCTGTTATTGAAACCTCATCAGAAGGGATTAAACAGTTTCGTCATTTAGGCCTTGATTATGACCTGGTAGTGTTTACTAATTTAACCCCAGAGCATATTGAGTCTCATGGTTCTTTTGAAAATTATAAAAAAGCTAAAGGGGAATTATTTAAAAGTTTAAGTAAAAGTTATAAAAAAAATATCAAAGGTAAAGAAATAGAAAAAACAAGTATTGTTAATTTAGATGATAAAGCTTCTTCCTATTTTCTTTCTTTTGAAGCTGATAAAAAATATGTTTATGGTTTAGAAAATAAAGCAGCTAAGAATATTTCTGTTATTCCAGAAAATTATGTAGCAGAAAAGGAAGGCAGTCGTTTTGTTGTTAAAGGAAAGGAATTTAATTTAAAACTTCTAGGTAAATTTAATATTTATAATGCTTTAGCAGCAGTAGCTGTAGGCTTAAGTCAGTCTATAGCTTTAGAAAAAATTAAAACCGCCCTGGAACGAGTGGAAACATTGCCAGGTCGTATGGAATTTATCAGAGAGGGTCAGGATTTTAAAGTCATAGTGGATTATGCTCCTGAGCCGGTTTCTTTAAGAAAGATGTATGAAGTAATTGATTTAATAGATAAAAAAAGAATTATTCATGTTCTTGGTTCTTGCGGTGGTGGCCGAGATAAATCACGCCGGCCTGTTTTAGGTCAAATAGCGGGGAAAAAAGCTAGCTTGGTGATAGTGACTAATGAAGACCCTTATGATGAGAAACCTGAATCAATTATTGATCAGGTGGCTAAAGGAGCCGAAAAATCAGGAAAAAAGGAGGATCTTGATTTATTTAAAATTGTTAACCGTAAAAAAGCCATAGAAACAGCGCTCAATAAAGCTCAGGCTGGTGATTTAGTTATTATTACGGGGAAAGGGGCTGAGCAGGCTATATGTGTGGATAAAGGCCAAAAAATACCATGGGACGACAGAAAAGTAATTAAAGAAATATTAACCAAAAAGAGGTAA
- a CDS encoding secondary thiamine-phosphate synthase enzyme YjbQ, producing MAKYKELKLSTKGQFGLVNISSEVDEFVRNSGIEEGVCYIFVPHATAALIANENESGVKEDILTRILALAPDNIKYKHDQIDNNARAHIMASILGPEIFFPITQAMLVRGTWQDIFLVELDGPRSERRVILKIIEG from the coding sequence ATGGCAAAATATAAAGAATTAAAACTTTCAACCAAGGGACAATTTGGCCTGGTTAATATTTCCAGTGAAGTGGATGAGTTTGTTAGAAATTCAGGAATAGAAGAAGGAGTTTGTTATATTTTTGTACCGCATGCCACAGCGGCCTTAATAGCCAATGAAAATGAGTCAGGAGTGAAAGAGGATATTTTAACAAGAATTTTAGCTTTAGCTCCGGATAACATTAAGTACAAGCACGACCAGATTGATAATAACGCCCGGGCTCATATTATGGCTTCTATTTTAGGGCCGGAAATATTTTTTCCGATTACCCAAGCTATGCTGGTGCGGGGCACTTGGCAGGATATATTTTTAGTGGAGTTAGATGGACCCAGGTCAGAGAGGAGAGTGATCTTAAAGATTATAGAAGGCTAG